Proteins found in one Mucilaginibacter gracilis genomic segment:
- a CDS encoding tetratricopeptide repeat protein has product MADWFRQKSWSKVDEEYFFTKLGRARKDGRAQYLKIQAIELIETKNEKLLDVAESLIHKLFSEYPDDKFNRPGALVGLGNIYQLRNDNDRAIECYKEAIDFEIIYPQVRTQAYIYFSELVIKQEKVNLYDTVENILMDKIPGTLFPIEKYKGYSILSIINNYNHNIEKAAKFETLAEQNASKETSGLRYHKYLGIVKDRDSWLDKLVRKS; this is encoded by the coding sequence ATGGCAGATTGGTTCAGACAAAAAAGTTGGTCGAAGGTTGACGAAGAATATTTCTTTACAAAGCTTGGACGTGCACGTAAAGATGGACGTGCCCAATATTTAAAAATACAAGCAATAGAATTGATTGAAACCAAAAATGAAAAACTACTCGATGTTGCCGAATCTTTGATTCATAAATTATTTTCTGAGTACCCTGATGATAAATTTAATCGACCAGGAGCGTTAGTCGGATTAGGTAATATCTACCAACTTAGAAATGATAACGATAGGGCAATTGAGTGTTACAAAGAAGCTATTGATTTCGAGATAATATATCCGCAAGTACGAACACAAGCTTATATCTATTTTTCTGAATTAGTAATAAAACAAGAGAAGGTTAATCTTTATGATACCGTCGAAAATATCCTTATGGATAAAATCCCAGGTACCTTGTTTCCTATTGAAAAGTATAAAGGATATTCAATTCTGTCAATTATCAATAATTATAATCATAACATAGAAAAGGCGGCAAAATTTGAAACATTGGCAGAGCAAAATGCAAGTAAAGAAACATCTGGGCTCAGATATCACAAATACCTTGGAATTGTAAAAGATCGCGATAGTTGGTTAGACAAACTGGTACGAAAAAGTTGA
- a CDS encoding nucleotide sugar dehydrogenase — protein MFNTPERIEIAIVGLGYVGLPLAVEFATKYSVIGFDLKQSRVNDVNSGFDGTLEIESSKLKSVLNLNHPEKGLHCTTDAGTIAHCNIYIIVVPTPTDNHNRPDLSIIIKATETVGGMLKNGDVVIYESTVFPGCTEEICVPILQKISGLTFNVDFFAGYSPERINPGDKVHHLTNILKVTSGSTPQAANFIDGLYQSIITAGTHKAPSIKVAEACKVIENSQRDINIAFVNELSKIFNLMGIDSHDVLAAAGTKWNFLNFKPGLVGGHCTGVDPYYLAQKAQELGYHPEIILAGRRLNDGMGKYVALEVIKLMIKNDIAVKNARILVLGFTFKENCTDVRNTRVIDIVNVLRDFDAHYEVYDPWANPDEVKQEYGIDTIDNIEFNNLYDAIILAVPHYQFANLEFDKLKRQKHSVLYDIKGMLDISIVDGRL, from the coding sequence ATGTTTAATACCCCCGAAAGAATAGAAATAGCTATAGTTGGCTTAGGTTATGTAGGGCTGCCATTGGCCGTTGAGTTTGCTACAAAATATAGCGTAATAGGTTTCGATTTAAAACAAAGCCGGGTTAACGATGTAAATAGCGGTTTTGATGGTACGCTGGAAATTGAAAGCAGTAAATTGAAATCGGTATTAAACCTTAACCATCCCGAAAAGGGTTTGCATTGCACAACAGATGCCGGTACTATTGCCCATTGCAATATTTACATTATTGTTGTACCCACCCCAACCGATAATCACAACAGGCCCGATTTAAGCATCATTATTAAAGCCACCGAAACCGTTGGCGGTATGCTAAAAAACGGCGACGTTGTAATTTACGAATCAACAGTTTTTCCGGGTTGCACCGAAGAAATTTGCGTTCCCATTTTACAAAAAATATCGGGGCTAACTTTTAACGTCGACTTTTTTGCAGGGTATTCGCCCGAGCGAATCAATCCCGGCGATAAGGTACACCACTTAACCAATATTTTAAAGGTAACTTCGGGTTCAACCCCTCAGGCTGCCAATTTTATTGACGGCCTTTACCAATCCATCATTACAGCCGGTACACATAAGGCGCCGAGTATTAAGGTTGCCGAAGCTTGCAAAGTAATTGAGAACTCGCAGCGCGACATTAATATAGCCTTTGTTAATGAGCTATCAAAAATATTTAACCTGATGGGGATTGATAGCCACGATGTGCTTGCAGCTGCCGGTACCAAATGGAATTTTTTGAACTTTAAACCAGGCCTTGTTGGTGGCCATTGCACCGGGGTAGACCCCTATTACCTGGCCCAAAAAGCACAGGAACTGGGCTACCACCCCGAGATTATTCTAGCTGGCCGCCGCTTAAACGATGGTATGGGCAAATACGTGGCCCTTGAGGTAATAAAGCTGATGATAAAAAACGATATAGCCGTAAAAAATGCGCGGATATTGGTTTTAGGCTTTACCTTTAAAGAAAACTGTACCGATGTACGCAACACCCGCGTTATTGATATTGTTAACGTGCTGCGCGATTTTGACGCGCATTACGAAGTTTACGACCCCTGGGCAAACCCAGATGAGGTAAAGCAGGAATACGGTATTGATACGATTGATAACATTGAGTTTAACAACCTGTACGACGCCATAATTTTGGCAGTGCCGCATTACCAATTTGCAAACTTAGAGTTTGACAAGTTAAAGAGGCAAAAGCATTCTGTACTCTACGACATTAAAGGCATGCTTGACATTAGTATTGTTGACGGCCGGTTATAA
- a CDS encoding M16 family metallopeptidase, which produces MLDRTLTPQFREIDHITLINPGHIRLDNGCNLYWFNSGEQELVRIEWIFNNVRFNQQKPLLNVAVNTMLTEGTNSLSASQIADAVDYYGAFLQVDYGFDHSQVGLYCLNKHLHSTLPVIKDIITNSVFPLKELQTFIRNQQQKLQVSLQKNDFVARRIFNDAVFGGTMYGLSPNADDYANLQRDDMVEHYRQMYQPNNCTMIVAGKVDDSTLKAITHSFDKDWKNNGTIADIEQPAVQPTGKLFNYIEKPDALQSAIRIGTPTINRSHADFPALQIVNTILGGYFGSRLMNNIREDKGYTYGIGSATSSMKYTGSIFIATEVGAEFTNATLTEIEKEVNILKTELIKPEELMLVKNYMLGSLLGSLENVFSHADKFKNVYFSGLDFAYYDRYTEVIRTITAEQILALANQYFDFDKFCKVVVGKMD; this is translated from the coding sequence ATGTTAGACAGAACTTTAACTCCCCAATTTAGGGAGATAGACCATATTACCTTAATTAACCCCGGCCATATCCGGTTAGATAATGGCTGCAATTTATACTGGTTCAACTCGGGCGAGCAGGAGTTGGTGCGCATAGAATGGATTTTTAATAACGTGCGTTTTAACCAGCAAAAGCCGTTACTAAATGTAGCCGTTAACACCATGCTTACCGAAGGTACTAATAGCCTCTCGGCCTCGCAAATTGCCGATGCGGTTGATTATTATGGAGCCTTTTTGCAGGTTGATTACGGTTTCGATCATTCGCAGGTTGGGCTTTATTGCCTTAACAAGCACCTACATAGCACACTGCCCGTTATCAAGGATATTATAACAAACTCGGTTTTTCCTCTAAAAGAGCTGCAAACTTTTATTCGCAATCAACAACAAAAATTGCAGGTAAGCCTCCAAAAAAACGATTTTGTGGCCCGCCGCATTTTTAATGATGCCGTGTTTGGCGGTACCATGTACGGCCTAAGCCCCAATGCCGACGATTATGCCAACCTGCAACGCGATGATATGGTTGAGCATTACCGGCAAATGTACCAGCCCAATAACTGCACCATGATTGTGGCCGGTAAGGTGGATGATAGTACGCTAAAAGCCATAACCCATTCGTTTGATAAGGATTGGAAAAATAACGGCACCATTGCCGATATAGAGCAGCCCGCTGTACAACCAACGGGTAAGTTGTTTAACTATATTGAAAAACCCGATGCCTTGCAATCGGCCATTCGTATAGGTACGCCAACTATAAACCGCAGCCACGCCGATTTCCCCGCCCTGCAAATAGTAAACACCATTTTGGGTGGTTATTTTGGCTCAAGGCTGATGAACAACATCCGCGAAGATAAAGGTTATACCTACGGTATTGGTTCGGCAACCTCATCAATGAAATACACTGGCTCTATATTTATAGCAACCGAAGTTGGCGCAGAGTTTACCAATGCTACCCTTACCGAAATTGAAAAGGAAGTAAACATCCTGAAAACAGAATTGATTAAACCCGAAGAGCTGATGCTGGTTAAAAACTACATGCTGGGCTCGTTACTGGGCAGCCTTGAAAATGTTTTTTCGCATGCGGATAAGTTTAAAAACGTTTACTTCTCCGGTCTCGATTTTGCCTATTACGACCGATATACCGAAGTGATACGAACCATAACAGCCGAACAAATTTTAGCCCTGGCCAATCAATATTTTGATTTTGATAAATTTTGCAAGGTTGTAGTTGGTAAAATGGATTGA
- a CDS encoding helix-turn-helix domain-containing protein — MYKLRINRWLIRFKKNIFTYRNGYFDLPYISNSPAIMVESFKHTPFTKYLPERKEIHTANIFTQGVMRYCELEVGLWIIITEMEFKKNVSTHALFDKEPTDYHFLSHFIYNSPVRGIGINGIAIPTHGWGFSKPGTEIKAYFNKGDQGVFTNFAFSTNWFERNIPMHKQGDLHNFMSFLESKETYKTWDNIVPGADTLIDQILEILKNQNHGHSGIIQVKLLCLQLISQFFTSIATAHIQPLVKLHEQDSGLVARAEKALVDSLLSGFPGVVELAAVLHTSPTKLQLLFKAIYGNSMYQYYQEKQMVLALQMLKAEPKSTKDIASIFGYKNPSKFSVAFKKYHHFLPSQV, encoded by the coding sequence TTGTATAAACTTCGAATCAACCGCTGGCTTATCCGGTTCAAAAAAAATATTTTTACTTATCGCAACGGCTATTTTGATCTGCCTTATATTTCAAATAGCCCTGCCATTATGGTTGAGTCGTTTAAACACACGCCCTTTACCAAATATCTTCCCGAAAGGAAAGAGATCCATACTGCTAATATTTTTACCCAGGGCGTGATGCGCTATTGCGAACTCGAAGTAGGCTTGTGGATAATTATCACGGAAATGGAATTTAAAAAGAATGTATCAACACACGCCTTGTTTGATAAAGAGCCTACCGATTACCATTTCCTTTCGCATTTTATTTACAATTCCCCGGTACGCGGAATAGGCATAAACGGAATAGCCATACCTACGCACGGCTGGGGTTTTAGCAAACCCGGCACCGAAATTAAAGCCTATTTTAATAAAGGCGACCAGGGGGTTTTTACCAACTTTGCTTTTAGTACTAATTGGTTTGAGCGTAACATACCTATGCACAAACAGGGTGACCTGCACAATTTTATGAGTTTTTTAGAATCCAAAGAAACTTATAAAACCTGGGATAATATAGTACCCGGAGCTGATACCCTTATCGACCAAATATTGGAGATTCTCAAAAATCAAAACCACGGGCATAGCGGTATCATCCAGGTAAAACTGCTTTGCCTGCAACTCATCTCACAGTTTTTCACAAGCATCGCTACAGCCCACATTCAACCACTCGTTAAGCTTCATGAGCAGGATAGCGGTTTAGTTGCGCGCGCCGAGAAGGCATTAGTTGACAGTTTATTATCGGGTTTTCCGGGCGTTGTCGAACTGGCTGCCGTTTTGCATACTTCTCCAACAAAACTCCAATTGCTGTTTAAGGCTATATATGGTAATTCAATGTACCAATACTATCAGGAAAAGCAAATGGTGCTGGCCTTGCAAATGTTAAAGGCCGAGCCAAAAAGCACCAAGGATATTGCCTCGATCTTTGGCTATAAAAATCCAAGCAAATTTTCGGTAGCATTTAAAAAATACCATCATTTCTTACCCTCGCAGGTGTAA
- a CDS encoding ABC transporter substrate-binding protein: MSGRTFTDQLGRSITVGREVNGIISLVPSQTELLFDLGVGHQITGVTKFCIHPKLQVKTVTKVGGTKNVDVDLVRSLNPALIIANKEENEQNQIETLARDFPVWISDIYSLPHALQMITVIGAMVDKKSMSLQMIQQIDAGFKKLPQAIAPLKVAYLIWQNPYMVAAKNTFIDDMLHRCGLTNAFDNERYPQVSAQQLQQSRPDVVMLSSEPYPFKQKHLQAIKQICPQSKVILVNGEMFSWYGSRLLKAIAYFEQLIEQLNNSLILKPLHNNLN, translated from the coding sequence ATGTCAGGGCGCACGTTTACCGATCAGCTTGGCCGCTCAATTACAGTAGGCCGCGAGGTAAACGGTATAATATCCCTGGTGCCATCCCAAACCGAACTGTTGTTTGATTTGGGCGTTGGTCATCAAATTACGGGCGTCACCAAATTTTGCATACACCCAAAGCTGCAAGTTAAAACGGTAACCAAAGTTGGTGGCACAAAAAACGTGGATGTTGATTTGGTTCGCAGTTTAAACCCCGCCCTGATAATTGCCAACAAAGAGGAGAATGAGCAAAACCAGATAGAAACCCTTGCCCGCGATTTCCCGGTTTGGATAAGCGATATTTACAGCCTGCCCCACGCCCTGCAAATGATAACCGTAATAGGTGCTATGGTTGATAAAAAAAGCATGAGCCTGCAAATGATACAACAAATAGATGCTGGCTTTAAAAAGCTCCCGCAGGCCATAGCGCCACTAAAAGTTGCCTATCTTATATGGCAAAACCCCTACATGGTTGCTGCAAAAAATACTTTTATTGATGATATGCTGCATCGCTGCGGCTTAACAAATGCTTTCGATAATGAGAGGTACCCGCAGGTATCCGCACAGCAATTGCAACAAAGCCGGCCCGATGTTGTGATGCTTTCATCCGAGCCCTATCCGTTTAAACAAAAGCATTTGCAGGCCATAAAGCAAATATGCCCGCAAAGTAAAGTGATATTGGTTAACGGCGAAATGTTTTCGTGGTATGGCAGCCGCCTGTTAAAAGCTATAGCTTACTTTGAGCAATTAATTGAACAGTTAAATAATAGCTTGATTTTAAAGCCATTGCATAATAATTTAAATTAA
- a CDS encoding KpsF/GutQ family sugar-phosphate isomerase, with amino-acid sequence MKDIAKRVFNVEIESLQHVAQNIDDSFTDVIEAILAAKGKLIVTGIGKSGLVGKKISATLSSTGTSSFFLHPGEAFHGDLGMIGVDDIVLLISYSGETDELLKIIPYLKWNGNVLIAITGDSNSTIAKNCSHHLNIAIKTEACPLKLAPTSSTTAALVMGDAVAVALMEVRGFKPADFARFHPGGSLGRKLLTRVKDFMRTDNLPVINAGASFTELVLKMSEGRLGMVIIGHLDHIEGVVTDGDLRRALVNNADTSQLQIANMMTRKPVIVDGEEYLSQVELLMREKRITTVLIGSAAQHCITGVYQIYNA; translated from the coding sequence ATGAAAGATATTGCCAAAAGAGTTTTTAATGTTGAGATAGAATCGTTACAACATGTTGCCCAAAACATTGATGATAGTTTTACCGATGTTATTGAGGCTATACTGGCGGCCAAGGGCAAGCTTATTGTAACGGGCATAGGCAAATCGGGCTTAGTAGGTAAAAAAATATCGGCCACGTTATCAAGTACAGGTACGTCAAGTTTTTTTCTGCATCCTGGCGAGGCTTTTCATGGCGATTTGGGTATGATAGGTGTTGATGATATTGTTTTACTCATCTCATACTCGGGCGAAACGGATGAGCTTTTAAAAATAATACCCTACCTTAAATGGAACGGTAATGTGTTAATTGCCATAACGGGCGACTCAAATTCAACCATCGCAAAAAATTGCAGCCACCATTTAAACATCGCCATAAAAACCGAAGCCTGTCCTCTAAAGCTCGCACCAACATCGTCAACAACGGCAGCACTGGTAATGGGCGATGCTGTGGCTGTTGCCCTAATGGAAGTACGCGGCTTTAAACCTGCCGACTTTGCCCGTTTTCATCCGGGCGGAAGTTTGGGCCGCAAACTACTAACGCGCGTTAAAGATTTTATGCGGACAGATAATCTGCCCGTCATCAACGCCGGGGCGAGTTTTACCGAATTGGTATTAAAAATGTCGGAAGGTAGGTTGGGGATGGTCATCATTGGCCATCTGGATCATATAGAAGGTGTTGTAACCGACGGCGACCTTCGGCGTGCACTGGTTAATAACGCCGATACCTCGCAATTGCAAATAGCCAACATGATGACCCGGAAGCCCGTTATTGTTGACGGCGAAGAATATTTGAGCCAGGTTGAACTGCTAATGCGCGAAAAACGCATAACAACAGTTTTAATTGGCTCGGCGGCCCAACATTGCATAACAGGCGTTTATCAAATATATAATGCGTAG
- a CDS encoding undecaprenyl-phosphate glucose phosphotransferase yields the protein MVHRYATFFKAINLTVDYLVLNVSMVAAYLILDDSLIVWINNKNYLPVVLVFNLIWLLSANITGLYEQVLNKDSVKTYRSVFQTYLLFVCLICVTILIIIGTKAYFITREYLFYSIVLFGTMLAFWKLIFLTIRRSDRAMLNDSRKVVIVGAGRAGNELRNYFRNNPFRGYELLGFFDDEVSRITEKNLYLGNTTTCMDYVLNNQVDEIYCALPYSEHDIIERLMIDADKNLIRFKIVPEYHEYIKKPTYLQSFGNIPIISIRPEPLENMLNRGTKRFFDVLFALFIIIFVFSWLFPILAIIIKLETPGPIFFVQLRSGRDNKPFNCYKFRSMRVNSDSDKVQATRSDSRITKVGAFLRKTSLDELPQFFNVLIGNMSTVGPRPHMISHTEQYSQLIDRFMVRHFLKPGITGWAQVNGLRGETKTTDAMLERVEADVWYLENWSFILDMKIILLTFWLSVKGDKQAF from the coding sequence ATGGTTCACAGATACGCAACATTTTTTAAGGCAATAAACCTCACAGTTGATTATTTAGTGCTCAATGTATCAATGGTAGCTGCCTACCTAATACTTGACGATTCACTCATTGTTTGGATTAATAACAAAAACTACTTACCCGTGGTTTTGGTTTTTAATTTAATATGGCTGCTATCGGCCAATATTACGGGGCTCTATGAGCAGGTTTTAAATAAAGATTCTGTTAAAACCTACCGCAGTGTGTTTCAAACCTACCTGCTGTTTGTGTGCCTTATTTGTGTTACCATCCTCATTATTATAGGTACCAAGGCCTATTTTATAACGCGCGAATACCTGTTTTACTCCATCGTTTTATTTGGCACCATGCTTGCCTTTTGGAAGCTTATATTTTTAACCATACGGCGCAGCGATAGGGCTATGCTCAATGATTCGCGCAAGGTAGTTATAGTAGGGGCGGGGCGTGCCGGTAATGAGCTGCGTAACTATTTTAGAAATAACCCCTTCCGTGGATACGAGCTGCTTGGTTTTTTTGACGACGAAGTATCGCGAATTACCGAAAAAAATCTGTATCTCGGTAACACCACCACCTGTATGGATTACGTGCTTAATAACCAGGTTGACGAAATTTATTGCGCCCTGCCTTACTCCGAGCACGATATTATTGAACGCTTAATGATTGATGCCGATAAAAACCTCATCCGTTTTAAAATTGTGCCCGAGTATCACGAGTATATTAAAAAGCCAACCTATTTACAAAGCTTCGGTAATATCCCTATTATTTCCATCCGGCCCGAACCGCTCGAAAATATGCTTAACCGCGGCACCAAGCGCTTTTTTGATGTTTTATTTGCGTTGTTCATCATTATATTTGTTTTTAGCTGGTTGTTCCCAATACTGGCCATCATTATTAAATTAGAAACGCCCGGGCCTATATTTTTTGTTCAGCTACGCTCAGGCCGCGATAATAAGCCGTTTAACTGTTATAAGTTTAGGAGTATGCGTGTTAACTCCGATTCGGACAAGGTGCAAGCCACCCGGTCAGATTCGCGGATTACCAAAGTAGGTGCATTTTTGCGTAAAACCAGTTTAGATGAGTTGCCTCAGTTTTTTAACGTGCTGATAGGTAACATGTCAACCGTAGGGCCGCGCCCCCACATGATAAGCCATACCGAGCAATATTCGCAATTGATTGACAGGTTTATGGTGCGCCATTTTTTAAAACCCGGCATAACCGGTTGGGCGCAGGTAAACGGCCTGCGTGGCGAAACCAAAACAACCGATGCCATGCTTGAGCGCGTTGAAGCCGATGTATGGTACCTGGAAAACTGGTCGTTTATATTGGATATGAAAATCATCCTCCTAACCTTCTGGCTATCAGTAAAAGGCGATAAGCAAGCTTTTTAA
- the kdsA gene encoding 3-deoxy-8-phosphooctulonate synthase: MLFNNIKTNTFFVLGPCVIENQDLLYTVAEVVATLGQKFNVPVVFKSSFDKANRTSIHSYRGPGIEKGLEMLLKVKEHFGLPLTTDIHEPYQAAIAGQVVDILQIPAFLCRQTDLLVAAAQTGKIVNVKKAQFLSGQDMFYPAQKVIEAGNNQVILTERGNMYGYNNLAVDFRNVYDMKQFGHPVCMDCTHSVQRPGGAGGKTGGDRNFVPMMALAAKAFGADGYFIETHPDPDNALSDGPNMVKLHQLEAVIEPLIR, translated from the coding sequence ATGCTGTTCAACAATATAAAAACAAATACATTTTTCGTTTTGGGCCCTTGCGTTATCGAAAACCAGGACCTGTTATATACCGTTGCCGAAGTGGTTGCTACTCTTGGGCAAAAATTTAATGTGCCCGTGGTTTTTAAATCATCGTTTGATAAGGCTAACCGCACATCTATCCATTCATACCGTGGCCCCGGGATAGAGAAGGGCCTGGAGATGCTGCTTAAAGTTAAGGAGCACTTTGGCCTGCCCCTAACTACCGATATACATGAGCCTTACCAGGCCGCAATAGCCGGTCAGGTTGTTGATATTTTACAGATACCCGCTTTTTTATGCCGCCAAACAGATTTGTTGGTGGCCGCGGCCCAAACCGGTAAAATTGTTAACGTTAAAAAAGCGCAGTTTTTATCTGGTCAGGATATGTTTTATCCGGCCCAAAAAGTGATAGAAGCCGGTAACAACCAGGTAATACTAACCGAGCGTGGCAATATGTACGGCTACAATAACCTTGCGGTTGATTTTAGGAACGTTTACGATATGAAGCAATTTGGCCACCCTGTTTGTATGGATTGTACCCACTCGGTACAGCGCCCCGGCGGTGCGGGTGGTAAAACAGGCGGCGATCGTAACTTTGTACCTATGATGGCCCTCGCTGCAAAAGCTTTTGGCGCCGATGGCTATTTTATTGAAACCCATCCCGACCCGGATAATGCCCTGAGCGACGGACCAAACATGGTTAAACTGCACCAGCTTGAAGCCGTTATTGAACCTTTAATAAGGTAA